The following proteins are co-located in the Chryseobacterium daecheongense genome:
- the aroC gene encoding chorismate synthase: MFNTLGNLLSLTTFGESHGVAYGGIINNFPAGLTVDLDQVQYELDRRKPGQSAIVTQRKESDTVKFLSGIFEGKTTGTPIGFIIENENQKSKDYDHIANAYRPSHADFTYDQKFGIRDYRGGGKSSARETINWVVAGALAKQLLSDIDINAYVSSVGDIFCEKPYQDLDFSKTESNDVRCPDTETAEKMIARIKEIKKEGNTIGGTITCVIKNVPVGIGEPIFSKLQAELAKAMLNINACKGFEYGSGFCGAKMTGKEHNDAFNPDFTTKSNLSGGIQGGISNGMDIYFRVAFKPVATILRPQDSIDKDGNPVVVEGKGRHDPCVVPRAVPVVESLAAFVLADLFLINKTRNLNNF; the protein is encoded by the coding sequence ATGTTCAATACTTTAGGTAATCTTCTCAGTCTTACAACATTTGGAGAAAGTCACGGTGTGGCTTATGGTGGAATAATCAATAACTTTCCGGCAGGTTTAACAGTTGATCTCGATCAGGTTCAATATGAACTGGATCGTCGCAAGCCTGGCCAGTCTGCTATCGTTACTCAGCGAAAGGAAAGTGATACGGTAAAATTTCTTTCCGGAATATTTGAAGGAAAAACCACAGGTACTCCCATTGGTTTTATCATCGAAAATGAAAATCAGAAATCAAAAGATTATGATCATATTGCTAATGCATACCGTCCAAGTCATGCAGATTTTACATATGATCAGAAGTTTGGGATCAGGGATTACCGCGGAGGTGGAAAATCATCTGCCCGGGAAACAATCAACTGGGTTGTAGCCGGAGCGCTTGCAAAACAGCTCTTATCAGATATCGATATCAATGCTTATGTTTCTTCCGTAGGTGACATCTTCTGTGAGAAGCCTTATCAGGATTTGGATTTTTCCAAAACAGAAAGCAATGATGTACGTTGTCCTGATACTGAGACAGCTGAAAAAATGATTGCCCGAATTAAAGAAATTAAAAAAGAAGGAAATACCATCGGGGGAACCATCACCTGTGTTATAAAAAACGTTCCTGTAGGAATTGGAGAACCTATTTTTTCCAAATTGCAGGCTGAACTTGCAAAGGCAATGCTGAATATCAATGCCTGTAAAGGCTTTGAATATGGAAGTGGTTTTTGTGGGGCTAAGATGACCGGTAAAGAACATAATGATGCCTTTAATCCCGATTTTACTACAAAATCTAATCTTTCTGGGGGAATACAAGGTGGTATTTCCAATGGTATGGATATTTATTTCAGAGTAGCTTTCAAACCTGTAGCCACCATATTAAGACCACAGGACAGCATAGACAAAGATGGAAATCCTGTTGTTGTTGAAGGAAAAGGAAGACATGATCCATGTGTCGTTCCAAGAGCGGTTCCCGTAGTTGAAAGTTTAGCCGCATTTGTATTAGCCGACTTATTTTTGATCAACAAAACAAGAAATCTAAATAACTTTTAA
- a CDS encoding thioredoxin family protein, protein MKDYWDKAINFEEYVHIGRQRLETPDNQHDIDYKQYYELGLQRMDRTLKKYILDENQVNELKSKNFNGKILIISEVWCGDASSTVPALVKFFEGHNEVRIFLRDSDKSLINQFLTNGTESIPKVIILNDDFTVKNSWGPRPQYGKELLMKYKADPEAYPKDQFYNDLQIYYAKNRGKDAVQEILELL, encoded by the coding sequence ATGAAAGATTATTGGGATAAAGCAATCAATTTTGAAGAATATGTTCATATTGGAAGACAAAGACTTGAAACTCCCGACAACCAACATGACATCGATTATAAACAATATTATGAACTGGGGCTTCAAAGGATGGACAGAACCCTAAAAAAATATATCCTTGACGAAAACCAGGTTAACGAATTAAAATCTAAGAATTTTAACGGGAAAATTCTGATTATTTCAGAAGTATGGTGTGGTGACGCCAGCTCTACGGTACCGGCACTTGTTAAATTTTTTGAGGGTCATAATGAGGTAAGAATTTTCCTGAGAGACAGTGATAAAAGTTTAATTAATCAGTTTCTAACGAATGGAACAGAGTCTATTCCTAAAGTTATCATCCTGAATGATGATTTTACGGTAAAGAACTCATGGGGACCCCGACCTCAGTACGGCAAAGAATTGTTAATGAAATATAAGGCAGATCCGGAGGCTTATCCTAAAGATCAGTTTTATAATGATCTGCAAATTTACTATGCTAAAAACAGAGGTAAGGATGCTGTTCAGGAAATACTGGAGTTATTGTAA